AAGTAAGCCGTAAGTTAGCTTTAAATTGTGGTGATTTTGCCGTTGGCATAGAAAGCAATGGCCTATGGAAAGAGGGCGGGAAAGTGCAAAGTTACCTTTATTTGTCTTTTTCGGCTTTGCCTAGCCAGTTGGCGGTAGCTGCGGCTACGGTAAGCGAGCTCCTTACTAAGGTACAATTTAATAGTCCTAAACGTCTTAAAGATTTATTTTACGAGCTTTATAATGATTTAAAACAGGCTATTCAGCCGGCCGGTACGTATTTTGTTGGCCTGCGGCTGGGCAGTAAAAATAGCCCAGCTATGGCGATTGAAGAGCGTTGGCAAGGGTTAAGCCAGTTTTTCTTTTTAGAAAAACTATCTAACCAGCTTGATAGCGAAGGTTTTTGGCCTAAAATTATTACCATCTTTCAAAATTTACATCATAAAATTTTTGTGCAAAAAAAACTAACCATCAATATTACTGCCAGCGAAGATGATATGGTAAAGGCTAAAGAAATTTTGCTGCCTTTAGTGCAGGCTTTACCGGAGGGACAGCTGGGGTTGCCGGCAGTTATACCTTTAAATAATGAGGGAAACGAAGGTTTTGCTATTACCAGCGGTGTTAATTATGCCGGTATGATTTTTCCTTGTAGTGACTATATTAGTAAGGAGCGCCGGGCAGAGATACTTTTAAGCCATTACTTAACAACCGGCGCTTTATTACATTCTATTCGTGCTAAAGGTGGCGCTTATGGTGTAACAATGGGTGTATCTGGGATTTACAATTATGCCCAAATAACCAGTTACCGTGACCCGCGTTTAAAAGAAAGTTTAGAAGATTTTGCAGAGGCTTTAAAGCTAAATAGTATAACGGAAGAAGAATTTACCAACACTTTGATTAGCGTAATTGGTAAAGAAGTAAGGCCGCAAGCCCCCAAAGATAAAGCCTTAGCCGCTTTTAAACGTTACCTTTATAAATTGGATGACGAAACTAGGCAGCAAGCGCGTAACCAAGTTTTAGCTTTAACGAGTACCGATTTAATTTTAGCGGCGGAGCGGCTTTACGCTGGTTTACAACAGCAAATAACGGTGGCTATTGGCAGTGAAGAGGCTTTAAAGGAAGCCGGCTGTTTTGGTACAATAATTAAATTGGTTTTATAAGTATTAACGGGTGGTTATATCATTATAACAACTGTTTTAAGTGATAATGCATTTACGGCTGTTATGTGTATATATTGACAGGTGTACTTATATCGTTTATAATTTTTATTTAGCAAAAAGAGGTTTACAGGCGGAACCGGTACGTGTCAAAAATTTTTGAGTTTATGAAGCCTTACAGCTGGATGCTCTTTTGCGCCGCCGTACTTTTGGCGGTAGAGGCTATCTGTGCCTTAGTGCTGCCGGGCTACATGGCTAACATTGTTAATGATGGCGTGCTGGCCGGCCATATAAATGTTATTTGGCGTAATGGTATAATTATGCTTTTAGTAACTCTGCTCAGTATGGCTGCCGCTTTAGTGGTGGGTTTTTTTACCGCTAAAATGGCTACCGGTGTGGCCAACGATTTACGTGAAGCCGTCTTTACTAAAGTGGTGGGTTTTTCGCAAGCCGAAGTTAATCGTTTTTCCACCTCCTCGCTGCTTACCCGCACTACCAACGATATTATGCAGGTGCAAAACACTTTAATGATGGCTATACGGCAATTTATTTATGCTCCTATGATAGGTATTGGTGGTATTATCAGGGCACTTGAGCGTGATGTTTCGATGGCGTGGATAATTGCCCTAGCTACCGTTATTATGGTTGGCCTGTGTGCCATTTTGTTTATTATTGCTTTACCCAAATATAAATCTTTACAAAAACTTATTGATAGGCTCAATCTTGTTTCTCGCGAAAATTTAAGCGGTATTTTGGTAGTGCGTGCTTTTAGCACTCAAAATTTTGAAAAGAAACGTTTTAATGAGGCCAATAAAAATTTGGTGCAAACAGAGTTATTTGTTAATCAAACCTTTGCCTTTTTAACTCCCATTATTATGCTAGTTATGAATATTACCACAGCAGCCATTGTTTGGGTAGGAGCTAGGCGAGCCTCTGCTTTTATGATAGATATAGGCGATATTTTTGCCTTTTTACAATACGGTATGTTAATTATCTTTGCTTTTTTAATGATTTCTATTATGTTTATTATGGTTCCCCGTGCCGTAGTAAGCGCCACGCGTATAAAAGAGGTGCTAGAGACCGAAAGCAGCATAAAATACCGTAAAAACCCTTTGCCCTTACCCAAAGATTTTAAGGGGATTATCGAGTTTAAAGAGGTAAGCTTTCGTTACCCCGATGCCACTAAAGATGATGATAATGTGCTTAATAACATTAGCTTTACCGCCAAACCCGGCCAAACCACCGCCATTATTGGGGCAACGGGCGCCGGAAAAAGCTCTATCTTTAAGTTGCTGCTGCGTTTTTTTGATGTTACCGGCGGCAGTATTACCCTAGATGGCATGGATATAAGAGATATTCATAAAGAAGATTTACATAACAAAATTGGTTATGTGCCGCAAAAGGCCTCCCTGTTTACCGGTACTATTCGCTCTAATTTACTTTATGCCGATAAAGAAGCCTCTGAGGAAAGGTTACTTAAGGCGGTAGAAATTTCACAATCTGCGGCCTTTATTGCCGGCAAGTCGGAAGGCTATGAAGCTAATGTGGCGCAGGGCGGCTCAAATTTTTCGGGCGGGCAGCGGCAACGGCTTTCTATTGCCCGGGCATTGGTGAAAGAGGCGCAGATTTACCTCTTTGATGACAGTTTTTCGGCCCTCGATTTAAAAACCGATGCTCTCTTGCGCGCCGCCCTTAAAGAGCAGATGGGCGACAAAACAATGATTGTTATTGCCCAAAGAATCTCCACCATTATGGACGCCGACACCATTGTGGTTTTAGACGGCGGTAAGATTGCCGGACTTGGCACACATAAAGAATTAATGCAAAATTGCGAAGTCTATCGTGAGATAGCGGCCTCTCAACTAAGTGAAGAGGAGGCCGGCGCGTGAGCGAAGAAAGCAGCGATAGCGGAATA
The DNA window shown above is from Spirochaetaceae bacterium and carries:
- a CDS encoding ABC transporter ATP-binding protein/permease is translated as MSKIFEFMKPYSWMLFCAAVLLAVEAICALVLPGYMANIVNDGVLAGHINVIWRNGIIMLLVTLLSMAAALVVGFFTAKMATGVANDLREAVFTKVVGFSQAEVNRFSTSSLLTRTTNDIMQVQNTLMMAIRQFIYAPMIGIGGIIRALERDVSMAWIIALATVIMVGLCAILFIIALPKYKSLQKLIDRLNLVSRENLSGILVVRAFSTQNFEKKRFNEANKNLVQTELFVNQTFAFLTPIIMLVMNITTAAIVWVGARRASAFMIDIGDIFAFLQYGMLIIFAFLMISIMFIMVPRAVVSATRIKEVLETESSIKYRKNPLPLPKDFKGIIEFKEVSFRYPDATKDDDNVLNNISFTAKPGQTTAIIGATGAGKSSIFKLLLRFFDVTGGSITLDGMDIRDIHKEDLHNKIGYVPQKASLFTGTIRSNLLYADKEASEERLLKAVEISQSAAFIAGKSEGYEANVAQGGSNFSGGQRQRLSIARALVKEAQIYLFDDSFSALDLKTDALLRAALKEQMGDKTMIVIAQRISTIMDADTIVVLDGGKIAGLGTHKELMQNCEVYREIAASQLSEEEAGA